A part of Saliniradius amylolyticus genomic DNA contains:
- the thiE gene encoding thiamine phosphate synthase: protein MRRPKVLTIAGSDTSAGAGIQADLMTLADFNAEGKTVVTALTAQTPNAVFAVEPVGNRILQEQLSAVKHIALRGIKIGLIVAPAQVAIIANFIRQLRQKTAAELWVVLDPVLNASAGSQLQLPGTLEAIQSQLLPLVDVITPNLDEAEVLTGLRPTAPNDRVQAAMQIQRMGPGSVVIKGGHDTAGHCLDYGLCGQNHYWLQSPRQAVSNSHGTGCRFSSAIAALLARDYPLKDALTLAKAYINHSLALAKDSPEANLPHPGWPENIELFPRALPNALQNPEPLELPPGPGFAPCKTKPLGLYPVVDSVDWITRLIPLAVKTLQIRLKHAGPDELRQQLTEAIALCRENEVQLFINDHWQLAIELDAYGVHLGQEDLLKADLSAIARAGLRLGVSTHGEYEMMLAHSLKPSYMAFGAIFDTKTKDMSGQLQGTERLGRYVRLIKNCPQVAIGGINADNLDSVLATGIESVAVVSAITEAEDVRARVKVFQSRLEGLTC, encoded by the coding sequence ATGCGCCGACCTAAGGTTTTGACCATAGCAGGCTCCGACACTAGCGCAGGCGCTGGTATTCAGGCCGATCTAATGACCTTGGCCGACTTTAATGCCGAGGGAAAGACGGTGGTCACTGCCCTCACCGCGCAAACTCCGAACGCCGTATTCGCTGTGGAACCGGTTGGGAACAGGATTTTGCAGGAACAACTCTCTGCCGTGAAACACATCGCCCTCAGAGGAATCAAGATCGGCCTTATTGTTGCACCGGCTCAAGTGGCGATCATTGCCAATTTCATTCGCCAGTTACGCCAAAAGACTGCCGCTGAGTTGTGGGTCGTATTAGATCCTGTGCTTAATGCCTCTGCCGGCAGTCAGTTGCAACTACCGGGTACGCTGGAGGCCATACAATCTCAATTGCTGCCTCTGGTGGATGTCATTACTCCCAACCTGGATGAGGCAGAAGTCCTTACGGGGCTGCGTCCGACAGCCCCCAATGATCGCGTGCAGGCGGCCATGCAGATACAACGGATGGGCCCAGGCTCCGTAGTGATCAAAGGCGGCCATGATACCGCAGGGCATTGCTTAGACTATGGACTCTGTGGCCAGAATCATTACTGGCTGCAAAGTCCCAGACAGGCAGTGTCTAACAGCCATGGCACCGGTTGTCGCTTCAGTTCGGCTATCGCCGCCTTGCTGGCAAGAGATTATCCGCTGAAAGACGCGCTAACCCTGGCCAAAGCCTATATCAACCATAGCCTGGCTCTGGCGAAAGACAGCCCGGAGGCCAACCTGCCCCACCCTGGCTGGCCTGAGAACATCGAGCTCTTTCCCCGCGCCCTGCCCAATGCGCTTCAAAACCCGGAGCCGCTGGAGCTCCCCCCCGGGCCAGGCTTTGCCCCTTGTAAAACAAAGCCACTGGGCCTTTATCCCGTGGTGGACAGCGTCGACTGGATAACCAGGCTGATTCCCTTGGCCGTTAAAACCTTACAAATCAGGCTCAAACACGCTGGACCTGATGAGCTTCGTCAACAACTTACCGAAGCCATTGCCCTTTGCCGGGAGAACGAGGTACAGCTGTTCATCAATGACCACTGGCAACTTGCTATAGAATTGGACGCCTATGGGGTGCATCTGGGCCAGGAAGACCTGCTAAAGGCCGATCTAAGCGCCATCGCTCGCGCTGGACTTCGCCTAGGAGTTTCGACCCATGGTGAGTACGAGATGATGCTGGCCCACTCGCTCAAGCCCAGCTATATGGCTTTCGGGGCCATCTTCGATACCAAGACCAAGGACATGAGCGGCCAGCTGCAAGGCACCGAACGACTAGGTCGTTATGTACGCCTGATTAAAAACTGTCCTCAGGTGGCCATCGGCGGCATCAACGCCGACAACCTGGACAGCGTGCTTGCCACCGGCATTGAGAGCGTCGCCGTCGTCAGTGCCATCACCGAAGCCGAGGATGTTCGGGCCAGAGTCAAAGTGTTTCAATCCCGACTGGAGGGCCTGACATGCTGA
- a CDS encoding PQQ-dependent sugar dehydrogenase gives MKTTTGWLLAVSAALSFTSLADNETRQLYLENCASCHGDNYGGGMAPSMLDDEWVNGGSVKAIASSIRHGIESRGMPAWEAKLSESQIQNLAKLLHSAGQQQSDPQVTKPEAGFHSDYHSFDLQQVLSTDGVIWAFDFLPGGSLIFTERNGDLMLFEQDRMNRIAGTPEVWHFKQGGLLDVKVDPEYTDNGWIYLSYSQKTGKNDNGTDVGSLVVIRGRIQDGQWVDQQRLWAPPEAKHINRGWHFGSRFAIDGDYLFFSNGDEGYRDRAQDIDIQNGKIHRIYKDGRVPEDNPFVGNPDGMDSIWSYGHRNPQGMTFTPDGQTLWATEHGPKGGDELNRIQKGGNYGWPKATFGINYDGTPITEHTSLPGMVDPVHHWTPSIAAAGINFYTGSAFPRWQGDLFVSSLAMQELHRIRLKDNEVLEDEVVLKDEGRIRDVATAPDGTLFIAINDNENGVHRIMRLHPAGD, from the coding sequence ATGAAAACGACAACTGGATGGCTATTAGCGGTGAGCGCCGCTCTGAGTTTTACTTCACTGGCGGACAATGAAACCAGACAACTGTATTTGGAAAACTGTGCCTCGTGTCACGGCGACAATTATGGCGGTGGGATGGCGCCCAGTATGCTGGATGATGAATGGGTGAATGGTGGCTCTGTTAAGGCCATTGCCAGCTCTATTCGTCATGGCATTGAATCGCGCGGGATGCCAGCCTGGGAAGCTAAGCTTTCTGAATCTCAGATACAGAATCTGGCCAAACTCCTCCACTCGGCAGGGCAGCAACAATCGGATCCCCAAGTGACAAAACCAGAAGCGGGCTTTCATTCTGATTACCATAGCTTCGACCTGCAACAGGTACTCAGCACCGATGGGGTTATCTGGGCGTTTGACTTCCTGCCCGGTGGGAGCCTGATCTTTACCGAACGTAACGGGGATTTAATGCTTTTTGAGCAGGATCGGATGAACCGTATCGCCGGAACACCTGAAGTCTGGCACTTTAAACAGGGGGGCTTGCTGGATGTAAAGGTAGACCCGGAGTATACCGACAACGGTTGGATCTACCTGTCGTACAGCCAGAAGACAGGGAAGAACGACAATGGCACGGATGTCGGGTCGTTGGTCGTAATTCGCGGCCGCATTCAGGACGGACAGTGGGTAGACCAGCAACGACTCTGGGCGCCGCCAGAAGCTAAGCACATCAACCGTGGCTGGCACTTTGGCTCACGCTTTGCCATCGACGGGGACTATCTGTTTTTCAGTAACGGGGATGAGGGGTATCGGGACAGAGCCCAGGATATCGACATTCAAAACGGCAAGATCCACCGTATCTATAAGGATGGCCGAGTCCCTGAAGACAACCCATTCGTCGGCAACCCCGATGGTATGGACAGCATCTGGAGTTATGGTCACCGTAACCCTCAGGGCATGACGTTTACACCGGATGGCCAGACTTTATGGGCCACCGAGCACGGCCCCAAAGGCGGTGATGAGTTAAACCGGATTCAGAAGGGCGGGAATTACGGCTGGCCCAAGGCCACTTTTGGTATCAACTACGATGGTACCCCCATTACCGAACATACCTCATTGCCCGGTATGGTGGATCCGGTTCACCACTGGACGCCATCCATTGCCGCGGCCGGAATAAATTTTTATACCGGCAGTGCGTTTCCCCGTTGGCAGGGGGACCTCTTTGTGAGCAGTCTGGCAATGCAGGAACTGCATCGGATCAGGTTGAAGGATAACGAGGTGCTGGAAGACGAAGTCGTCTTGAAAGACGAAGGCCGGATCCGGGATGTCGCGACGGCGCCCGATGGTACCTTGTTCATCGCAATCAATGACAATGAAAACGGCGTTCACCGGATTATGCGGTTGCACCCGGCCGGTGACTGA
- a CDS encoding outer membrane protein, producing MKNLNPILLPPVVALGMLASGSTAFASEGIYAGAGMVHSGFVLDEGESTLERDQSKTSGGVYAGYKKSVLESGLFVSGEVFFNNTSHSKAYDNGDTVNVENQYGVKAMIGHEWGWGGSLYGTLGVAQYDYNIQLGDRTAGESRFGHIYGVGFDYQFNQSLSSHLELTVSGDEIDLNDEQAIDSGLVVVRWGVSYHF from the coding sequence ATGAAAAACCTCAACCCTATTTTACTACCACCCGTCGTCGCCCTAGGGATGCTTGCCTCGGGAAGCACAGCATTCGCCAGTGAAGGCATTTACGCAGGTGCGGGCATGGTCCACTCAGGATTTGTGCTGGATGAAGGCGAAAGTACACTGGAGCGCGATCAGTCTAAGACCTCTGGAGGGGTCTATGCGGGATACAAAAAGTCAGTGCTGGAAAGCGGCCTGTTTGTTTCCGGTGAGGTGTTCTTTAACAATACGTCTCATTCGAAAGCCTACGACAATGGCGATACGGTCAATGTTGAAAATCAATATGGCGTTAAGGCCATGATAGGTCATGAATGGGGCTGGGGAGGAAGCCTTTACGGCACTCTGGGTGTCGCCCAATACGACTACAATATTCAGCTTGGCGACAGAACCGCCGGGGAAAGCCGCTTCGGTCATATTTATGGAGTGGGTTTTGATTACCAGTTCAATCAAAGCCTTTCTTCTCATCTAGAACTGACGGTAAGCGGTGATGAAATAGATCTTAATGATGAGCAAGCTATTGATTCCGGACTTGTCGTGGTGCGCTGGGGAGTGTCCTACCATTTCTAA
- a CDS encoding helix-turn-helix domain-containing protein has protein sequence MAIVINLDVILAKRKMRLSELSERVGVTLANLSVLKTGKAKAVRFSTLEKLCEVLECQPGDILEYVEDKTRDSSA, from the coding sequence ATGGCAATTGTTATCAACCTTGATGTGATTTTAGCGAAAAGAAAGATGCGCCTGTCTGAGCTGTCCGAACGTGTTGGCGTTACTTTGGCCAATCTGTCAGTTCTCAAAACAGGCAAGGCGAAAGCTGTTCGATTCTCCACCCTGGAGAAACTATGCGAAGTTCTGGAATGTCAGCCCGGAGACATACTCGAGTATGTCGAAGATAAAACTCGGGATTCATCGGCTTAA
- a CDS encoding FAD-dependent oxidoreductase, which translates to MKPPRIAVIGAGLMGRLTALALQELGAELHLYDRGDLDGQQSAAHVAAGMLAPASESVSCDNLVVRLGLKAIPLWSELLATLPQPVFFQQKGSLVIAHQQDRGSLAQFRQQLSHRRRHFVGLQAIDCDAEAIAQWEPELAGRFTQGLLLPGEGQLCNRSLLQSTQGAIQSSGIRFHGNWHVYSTDNGYVSAHQTEHKPEPRHRRDAFNLIIDCRGTGAAIPSLRAVRGEVIRVTADEVRLNRPVRLMHPRYPLYIVPRENSRYVIGATEIESQDNGNITVRSALELLSAAYAVHPGFAEARIDQMQSHCRPALTDNNPAIRFDNALIEVNGLYRHGFLLAPALLEEIKHSATTMLELGADRALNQRREQSQFAELYHSARH; encoded by the coding sequence ATGAAGCCCCCCCGCATTGCCGTCATTGGCGCCGGCCTTATGGGCCGGTTGACTGCTTTGGCGTTACAGGAACTCGGCGCTGAATTGCACCTGTATGATCGGGGCGATCTTGACGGTCAGCAGAGCGCCGCCCATGTAGCGGCCGGTATGCTGGCCCCCGCCAGCGAGTCGGTGAGCTGCGACAATCTGGTTGTTCGTCTGGGCCTAAAGGCGATACCCCTGTGGTCAGAGCTATTAGCAACGCTCCCGCAGCCGGTATTTTTCCAGCAGAAAGGCTCACTGGTGATAGCCCATCAACAAGACAGAGGCAGCCTGGCGCAATTTCGACAGCAACTGTCTCACAGACGTCGCCACTTTGTCGGGCTTCAGGCAATAGACTGCGACGCCGAGGCCATCGCCCAATGGGAGCCGGAGCTGGCGGGCCGTTTCACGCAAGGCTTACTGCTTCCCGGTGAAGGGCAGCTATGCAACCGCAGCTTACTGCAAAGTACCCAGGGGGCCATTCAGTCCTCAGGTATTCGTTTTCATGGCAACTGGCATGTGTATAGCACCGATAACGGATATGTATCGGCTCATCAGACCGAGCACAAGCCTGAACCTCGCCATCGCCGCGACGCCTTCAACCTGATTATCGATTGTCGAGGCACCGGTGCCGCAATCCCGAGCTTACGGGCCGTGCGCGGCGAAGTGATCAGAGTCACCGCAGATGAGGTTCGTCTTAACCGGCCGGTACGGCTCATGCACCCCAGGTATCCGCTGTATATCGTTCCCAGAGAGAACAGCCGTTATGTCATCGGCGCCACCGAGATCGAAAGCCAGGACAACGGCAATATCACCGTTCGCTCGGCACTGGAACTGTTATCCGCGGCCTATGCGGTGCATCCAGGCTTTGCCGAGGCCCGCATCGACCAGATGCAAAGCCATTGCCGGCCCGCCCTTACCGACAATAACCCCGCTATTCGCTTTGACAACGCGCTTATTGAGGTCAATGGCCTTTACCGCCACGGCTTTCTGCTGGCACCAGCATTACTGGAAGAAATCAAGCACAGTGCTACCACCATGCTTGAGCTGGGGGCCGATCGAGCCCTTAATCAACGCCGCGAGCAAAGTCAGTTCGCGGAGCTTTATCATTCTGCGAGACATTAA
- a CDS encoding thiazole synthase, whose protein sequence is MFTQRNWQLFDQNLSSRLLIGSALYPSPDVMHDAIKASGAEVVTLSLRRQNPAQGDGQAFWQLIRQLNLQLLPNTAGCHSVREVLTLARMSRELFDTDWLKLELIGDDYNLQPDPLGLVEAARHLIDEGFKVLPYCTDDLVLCQRLVDVGCEVLMPWAAPIGTGKGILNPYALQTLRERLPDTPLIVDAGLGRPSHACQVMEMGYDGVLLNSAIAQSQDPVIMARAFADATRAGRQAYLSGIMPEKELASPSTPTLGTPFWHQESDHAPT, encoded by the coding sequence ATGTTCACACAGAGAAACTGGCAGCTTTTTGACCAGAACCTGAGTAGTCGGCTTTTAATTGGATCGGCCCTGTACCCCTCGCCCGATGTTATGCATGACGCCATCAAAGCATCGGGGGCCGAAGTAGTCACGCTTTCGCTACGCCGCCAGAACCCAGCGCAAGGGGATGGACAGGCTTTTTGGCAATTGATCCGTCAGTTGAATCTCCAGCTGCTGCCAAATACCGCCGGCTGCCATAGCGTCCGGGAGGTACTGACCCTCGCCAGGATGTCGCGAGAATTGTTTGATACCGACTGGCTGAAGCTGGAGCTAATTGGCGATGATTACAACCTGCAGCCGGATCCTCTCGGCTTGGTGGAAGCCGCCAGACATCTTATCGACGAAGGATTTAAGGTACTGCCCTATTGCACCGATGATCTGGTGCTATGCCAGCGCTTAGTAGACGTGGGCTGTGAAGTTCTGATGCCCTGGGCGGCCCCCATCGGTACCGGAAAAGGCATACTCAACCCCTATGCCTTACAGACGCTGCGCGAGCGACTGCCCGATACGCCCCTTATCGTCGACGCAGGACTGGGCCGACCTTCTCATGCCTGCCAAGTCATGGAAATGGGCTATGACGGTGTATTACTCAACTCCGCCATCGCCCAGTCTCAGGATCCCGTTATCATGGCCCGGGCCTTTGCCGATGCTACCCGTGCCGGGCGTCAGGCCTATCTCAGTGGCATCATGCCCGAAAAAGAGCTGGCCAGCCCCAGCACGCCTACTCTGGGCACCCCTTTTTGGCATCAGGAGAGCGACCATGCGCCGACCTAA
- the thiC gene encoding phosphomethylpyrimidine synthase ThiC, translating to MSERRQQRQAAQAYIHQLKANPFPNSKKIYVSGVKHDIRVGMREIHLTAMQTDEGQYQPDPVPVYDTSGPYTDREQHLDVYQGIKPLRQRWIKAREDTQPQTETESDYRRERLTDDYLKELRFPGERHTRKALPGANVTQMHYARRGIITPEMEYIAIRENMGRERIKQQVLKQQHPGQSFGARIPEQITAEFVREEVAAGRAIIPANINHPESEPMIIGRNFLVKVNANIGNSALTSSIEEEVEKMVWATRWGADTIMDLSTGRYIHETREWIIRNSPVPVGTVPLYQALEKVGGVPEDLSWEVFRDTLIEQAEQGVDYFTIHAGVRLPFIPMTTERCTGIVSRGGAIIAKWCLAHHKESFLYTHFEDICQIMKAYDVAFSLGDGLRPGSIYDANDQAQFAELKTLGELTKIAWEHDVQTMIEGPGHVPMQLIKENMDKQLEECHEAPFYTLGPLTTDIAPGYDHITSGIGAAQIGWYGCAMLCYVTPKEHLGLPNKEDVKEGLITYKIAAHAADLAKGHPGAQIRDNALSQARFEFRWEDQFNLGLDPERARAYHDETLPQPSGKVAHFCSMCGPKFCSMKLSQELRQGEHDKAIPVTDITRGMEDKAQEFRSSGAKLYHEVQ from the coding sequence ATGTCAGAGAGACGACAACAACGGCAGGCCGCACAAGCCTATATTCACCAGCTTAAGGCTAACCCTTTTCCCAATTCCAAAAAAATCTACGTATCCGGCGTTAAGCACGACATTCGCGTGGGTATGCGCGAAATTCACCTGACGGCCATGCAAACCGATGAAGGCCAGTATCAGCCTGACCCCGTGCCGGTCTACGATACCTCTGGGCCCTACACCGACCGTGAACAACATCTCGATGTTTACCAGGGTATCAAGCCGCTGCGCCAGCGATGGATCAAGGCCCGTGAGGACACTCAACCGCAAACAGAGACCGAGTCGGATTATCGCCGTGAACGCCTTACTGACGATTACCTCAAAGAGCTTCGCTTCCCCGGTGAACGCCACACTCGCAAAGCCTTACCGGGCGCAAATGTCACCCAAATGCACTATGCCAGGCGAGGCATCATCACCCCGGAGATGGAATACATCGCCATTCGAGAAAATATGGGCCGGGAACGAATCAAGCAGCAGGTGCTGAAGCAACAGCATCCGGGACAAAGCTTTGGTGCGCGGATCCCCGAGCAAATCACTGCCGAGTTTGTCCGTGAGGAAGTAGCGGCAGGACGTGCCATTATCCCCGCTAATATTAACCATCCGGAATCCGAGCCCATGATCATCGGTCGTAATTTTTTGGTCAAGGTCAACGCCAATATCGGTAACAGCGCTCTGACCTCTTCTATCGAAGAAGAGGTAGAGAAGATGGTTTGGGCCACCCGTTGGGGTGCCGACACCATCATGGATCTCTCCACCGGCCGCTATATTCACGAAACCCGAGAATGGATTATCCGCAACAGCCCGGTACCGGTGGGAACCGTACCTTTGTATCAGGCACTGGAGAAGGTTGGCGGGGTGCCCGAAGATCTTAGCTGGGAAGTGTTCAGGGATACTCTGATTGAACAGGCCGAACAAGGCGTGGACTATTTTACCATCCACGCAGGCGTGCGCCTGCCTTTTATTCCCATGACCACCGAGCGTTGCACCGGCATCGTTTCAAGAGGCGGTGCGATCATTGCCAAATGGTGTCTGGCCCATCACAAGGAAAGTTTCCTGTATACCCACTTCGAAGACATCTGTCAGATTATGAAGGCCTATGATGTCGCCTTCTCACTGGGCGATGGATTGCGCCCCGGCTCAATTTACGATGCGAACGACCAGGCTCAGTTTGCCGAACTTAAGACTCTGGGCGAGCTGACCAAAATCGCCTGGGAACACGATGTGCAAACCATGATTGAAGGCCCGGGCCATGTGCCCATGCAGCTTATCAAGGAAAATATGGATAAGCAGCTTGAAGAGTGCCATGAGGCACCGTTCTATACCCTGGGACCACTGACTACCGACATTGCACCAGGTTACGATCATATCACCTCAGGCATTGGTGCAGCTCAGATTGGCTGGTACGGCTGCGCCATGCTGTGCTATGTGACCCCCAAGGAGCACCTGGGCCTGCCCAACAAGGAAGACGTCAAGGAAGGCTTGATCACCTATAAGATCGCCGCCCACGCCGCCGATCTGGCCAAGGGCCATCCCGGTGCTCAGATCCGCGATAATGCTCTGTCTCAGGCCAGGTTCGAGTTTCGCTGGGAAGACCAGTTTAACCTGGGCCTGGATCCCGAACGCGCCCGCGCTTACCACGACGAGACTTTACCTCAGCCTTCGGGCAAGGTGGCCCATTTTTGCTCCATGTGTGGTCCCAAGTTCTGTTCTATGAAACTCAGTCAGGAACTGAGACAGGGTGAACATGACAAGGCCATTCCGGTAACCGACATTACCCGGGGCATGGAAGACAAGGCGCAGGAATTCAGGAGCTCGGGCGCCAAGCTATACCACGAGGTCCAATGA
- a CDS encoding DUF2975 domain-containing protein has translation MDILRPDDNLTMTEKDHYSSVRNLALWLSALVCAAAIANLVEPYSLFVSDIPITLYVGGELWSQSLSSFLSGDRLAIIAILSFEQMLWLAVLLQVWLLCRLYRQNKVFTVKNARHFFYIGCLLLGLFLYETLLATIVGAYLYSRDILPQLPDWQGHAMLKTGYLVPGLFLILVAKIMEHAARLQEESELTI, from the coding sequence GTGGACATTCTCAGACCTGATGACAACCTAACTATGACAGAAAAAGACCACTACTCGTCCGTGCGAAACCTAGCGCTCTGGTTAAGCGCCCTCGTGTGTGCCGCTGCGATTGCCAATCTGGTTGAGCCCTACTCACTATTTGTCAGCGATATCCCAATCACGCTGTATGTGGGTGGTGAACTCTGGAGTCAGTCTCTGTCCTCATTTCTGTCAGGGGACCGGCTCGCGATTATCGCCATCTTGAGTTTCGAGCAAATGTTATGGCTGGCCGTGTTGTTGCAAGTCTGGTTGCTGTGTCGTCTGTACAGACAGAACAAGGTCTTTACTGTTAAAAACGCACGGCACTTTTTCTATATCGGCTGTCTGTTGCTGGGACTTTTCCTGTACGAAACCCTACTGGCTACCATTGTCGGAGCTTACCTGTATAGCCGGGACATTCTGCCCCAACTGCCCGACTGGCAAGGCCATGCCATGTTAAAAACGGGCTACCTTGTACCTGGGCTGTTCTTGATTCTTGTGGCGAAAATCATGGAGCACGCCGCTAGATTACAAGAAGAATCCGAACTGACCATCTGA
- the thiS gene encoding sulfur carrier protein ThiS, translating to MTKPMISITLNRQPVTLEAGTSVAQLLAQAPPSEPYALAVNDEFLDRQHSEHHLLTDGDRLDVFSPIQGG from the coding sequence ATGACTAAACCCATGATCAGTATCACCCTGAATCGACAACCTGTGACCCTGGAAGCCGGAACCAGCGTCGCTCAGCTTTTGGCGCAGGCGCCGCCTTCCGAGCCCTATGCACTGGCTGTTAACGATGAGTTTCTGGATCGTCAGCATAGCGAACACCACCTCCTTACCGATGGCGATCGGCTGGATGTGTTTTCACCCATACAGGGGGGCTGA
- a CDS encoding HesA/MoeB/ThiF family protein, giving the protein MLSDKERLRYARQMMLQELGEAGQLRLAGTHVLIVGVGGLGCPAAQYLAAAGIGRITLADNDKVELSNLHRQPLYRINHIDAPKVEVAEQQLYALNPEVRVRAVKTRLSGRVLSNYVAEADIVLDCADSLDTSFALNQACQTHKKVFIQASAIGTSGQLISFDFRRLHKPCFECLFPDTGHRPEHNCQTIGVLGPVLGIIGSAQALEAIKASIPGFGIEHGRFRQFEGINMHWQSLMVTPASACPRCQNDKA; this is encoded by the coding sequence ATGCTGAGCGACAAAGAGCGTCTGCGCTACGCCCGGCAGATGATGCTACAAGAGCTTGGCGAGGCTGGCCAGTTGAGGCTGGCCGGGACCCATGTACTGATCGTCGGTGTTGGCGGCCTTGGCTGCCCGGCGGCCCAGTACTTGGCCGCTGCGGGCATTGGCCGTATAACACTGGCAGATAATGACAAGGTGGAACTCAGTAATCTTCATCGCCAGCCCCTCTATCGCATCAACCATATTGACGCGCCGAAAGTTGAGGTGGCCGAGCAGCAGCTTTACGCGCTAAACCCAGAGGTTAGAGTGAGGGCTGTAAAGACAAGACTAAGCGGCAGAGTGCTGAGCAACTATGTAGCCGAGGCGGATATTGTGCTGGATTGCGCCGACAGTCTGGACACCAGCTTTGCCTTAAACCAGGCCTGCCAAACACATAAAAAAGTGTTTATTCAGGCATCCGCAATTGGCACCAGTGGACAGCTAATCAGCTTTGATTTTCGCCGTCTTCACAAGCCCTGCTTTGAATGCCTGTTTCCCGACACCGGCCACCGCCCTGAGCATAACTGCCAAACGATTGGAGTCTTAGGTCCTGTATTGGGAATAATAGGCTCGGCCCAGGCTCTGGAGGCCATCAAAGCGTCCATCCCGGGCTTTGGCATTGAGCATGGTCGCTTCCGTCAGTTCGAAGGGATAAATATGCATTGGCAAAGCCTGATGGTTACCCCAGCTTCTGCATGCCCTCGCTGTCAAAATGACAAGGCCTGA